A window of Paraburkholderia bryophila contains these coding sequences:
- a CDS encoding CsbD family protein codes for MNANQLEGTVKDAAGKVQDAVGGLTGDVDLQAEGKVRQLAGKAQAKYGDSVDHVAETARNNPIGALLIAVGVGFLLGKLM; via the coding sequence ATGAATGCCAACCAGCTCGAAGGGACCGTGAAAGACGCCGCAGGCAAGGTGCAGGACGCTGTCGGCGGCCTCACCGGCGATGTGGATTTGCAAGCCGAAGGCAAAGTCCGCCAACTGGCCGGCAAGGCGCAGGCGAAATACGGAGACAGCGTCGACCACGTCGCGGAAACGGCCCGCAACAATCCGATCGGCGCGCTATTGATCGCGGTCGGCGTCGGATTTCTGCTGGGCAAGCTGATGTGA
- a CDS encoding MFS transporter: MYSISSKHERHLLWLLALTQFTIIMDFMVMMPLGPQIMHTFAITPAAFATAVSAYSWCSGLSGLFAATYIDRFDRRRLLLTVYALFALSNLACALASSFPLLLAARAFAGLTGGVLGSVIMAIVSDVIPVNRRGAATGTIMTAFSLAAIAGVPAGVMLGAHFNWAAPFFLLVVLSLVVWVVAQKQVPSLAEHLSRRPPPLAEVLPDLWRLLSNPRHLNAFALTLVMMVSHMLVIPFISPVLVANHGVAPEQLSWLYMAGGAATFFTSRRVGRLADRYGTRRVFRVMAVLSFLPVLFVTHLPDLPFYGLVLFFPFFMVLLSGRMVPMQALLTTVPEPARRGAFLSANSAIQALSMGCGAWFGGLMLSNSPTGRIDGYGTVGMVAVAIASIGLFWVSRVHGSKHSAPPPSTLPVDAIGES, encoded by the coding sequence ATGTATTCAATCAGCAGTAAACACGAGCGCCATCTGCTTTGGCTGCTCGCGCTGACGCAGTTCACCATCATCATGGACTTCATGGTGATGATGCCGCTCGGTCCGCAGATCATGCACACCTTCGCGATCACGCCGGCGGCATTCGCCACGGCCGTATCGGCGTATTCGTGGTGTTCGGGTCTGTCGGGGCTGTTCGCGGCAACCTATATCGACCGCTTCGACCGGCGTCGCCTGCTGCTCACCGTGTATGCGCTGTTCGCGCTGTCGAACCTCGCCTGCGCGCTCGCGAGCAGCTTTCCGCTGCTGCTGGCGGCACGAGCCTTTGCGGGCCTCACCGGCGGCGTACTGGGTTCGGTGATCATGGCGATCGTCAGCGACGTGATTCCGGTGAATCGCCGCGGCGCCGCGACCGGCACGATCATGACGGCCTTCTCGCTCGCCGCGATTGCCGGCGTGCCGGCCGGCGTGATGCTAGGGGCGCACTTCAATTGGGCCGCGCCGTTCTTTCTACTGGTGGTGTTGTCGCTCGTGGTCTGGGTGGTCGCCCAGAAGCAGGTGCCGTCGCTTGCCGAGCATTTGAGCCGGCGTCCGCCGCCGCTCGCCGAAGTGCTGCCGGATCTGTGGCGACTCCTGAGCAACCCGCGCCATTTGAACGCGTTCGCGCTGACCCTCGTCATGATGGTCTCGCACATGCTGGTGATTCCGTTCATTTCGCCGGTGCTGGTCGCCAATCACGGTGTAGCGCCCGAGCAGTTGTCCTGGCTGTACATGGCGGGTGGCGCGGCGACGTTCTTCACGTCGCGCCGGGTGGGCCGGCTCGCGGATCGCTACGGCACGCGGCGCGTGTTCCGGGTCATGGCGGTGCTGTCGTTCCTGCCCGTGCTGTTTGTCACACATCTGCCGGATTTGCCGTTCTACGGGCTGGTGCTATTTTTCCCGTTTTTCATGGTCCTGCTGTCCGGGCGGATGGTGCCGATGCAGGCGCTGTTGACCACTGTGCCCGAACCCGCGCGGCGCGGCGCGTTCCTCAGTGCGAACAGCGCGATTCAGGCGCTGAGCATGGGCTGCGGCGCGTGGTTCGGCGGCTTGATGTTGAGCAATTCGCCGACCGGGCGGATCGACGGATACGGCACCGTAGGCATGGTCGCGGTGGCCATCGCGTCGATCGGTTTGTTCTGGGTTTCCCGCGTGCATGGTTCAAAGCATAGTGCGCCGCCGCCGAGCACGTTGCCGGTCGACGCGATCGGCGAAAGTTAA
- a CDS encoding AI-2E family transporter, translated as MLGFDVSTARKVWTAFLIALLLFVIYTASSAVLVVVFAVFFSYLIYPMVDLVERIRPRRVPRVASIALVFVVVVAMIAVVGSIFGVQLQDQASHLFAQLPELMKSDVPNRLPLPHFLEPLRERIVDFVRSQIETGSDKAVPMARSVGLGVMHAASNLIYLVLIPILSFLLIKEGPQMRDACLALLTDRHRVLWEEIVTDLNVLLSKYVRALLFLSLATLICYGVAFSLLGVPYAFLLAVSAGLLEFVPFAGPLGAVAITLVVAVFSGYPHLLWLVIFIVLYRLFQDYVLNPYLMSEGVEVSPFLVIVGLLAGDQLGGVAGIFLAVPVIAMLKIIIGRAWVFYSASRAEGEAARRALTGKTD; from the coding sequence ATGCTGGGATTCGACGTTTCCACGGCCAGAAAAGTCTGGACCGCGTTTCTGATCGCGCTGCTGCTGTTTGTTATCTATACCGCTTCGTCCGCTGTGCTGGTGGTCGTGTTCGCGGTCTTCTTCAGCTACCTGATTTACCCGATGGTCGATCTCGTCGAGCGGATCCGGCCGCGGCGCGTGCCGCGCGTGGCGTCGATCGCGCTGGTGTTCGTCGTGGTGGTCGCGATGATCGCGGTGGTCGGCTCGATCTTCGGCGTTCAGTTGCAGGACCAGGCCTCTCATCTGTTCGCGCAACTGCCCGAACTGATGAAGTCCGATGTGCCCAATCGTCTTCCGTTGCCGCATTTTCTTGAGCCGTTGCGCGAGCGGATCGTGGATTTCGTGCGTAGCCAGATCGAGACCGGTTCCGACAAGGCCGTGCCGATGGCGCGCAGTGTCGGCCTCGGCGTCATGCATGCGGCGAGCAATCTGATTTATCTCGTGCTGATTCCGATCCTGAGCTTCCTGTTGATCAAGGAAGGCCCGCAAATGCGCGACGCGTGTCTCGCGTTGCTGACGGACCGGCATCGTGTGTTGTGGGAGGAGATCGTCACGGATCTGAACGTGCTGCTGTCGAAGTACGTGCGAGCGTTGCTGTTCTTGTCGCTGGCTACGTTGATCTGCTACGGCGTCGCGTTCTCGCTGCTCGGCGTGCCTTACGCGTTTCTGCTCGCGGTCAGTGCGGGATTGCTGGAGTTCGTGCCGTTCGCCGGGCCGCTAGGCGCGGTAGCGATCACGCTGGTGGTAGCGGTGTTCAGCGGCTATCCGCATCTGCTGTGGTTGGTGATTTTTATCGTGCTGTACCGGCTGTTCCAGGACTACGTGCTCAATCCGTATTTGATGAGCGAAGGGGTGGAGGTCAGCCCGTTTCTGGTGATTGTCGGCTTGCTGGCCGGCGATCAGCTCGGCGGTGTGGCGGGGATCTTTCTCGCCGTGCCGGTGATCGCGATGCTGAAGATCATTATCGGCCGCGCGTGGGTCTTCTACTCGGCTTCGCGTGCTGAAGGCGAAGCGGCGCGGCGTGCGCTGACGGGTAAAACCGATTGA
- a CDS encoding enoyl-CoA hydratase: MIELDYAHDGAVALLTLKRPPANAFTPEGLLQLQQTVERLNVEARVRAIVITGDGPKFFSAGADLNTFADGNREVARTAAARFGAAFETLQNARPVVIAAINGYAMGGGLECALACDIRIAEQHALLALPETAVGLLPCGCGTQTLPWLVGEGWAKRMILTGERVDAATALRIGLVEEVVEKGAAREAALSMAARVANLSPQAVGFSKTLIHQGRNGVPRSAALALERERFVDLFDGADQREGVNAFLEKRAPRWAVAQGQPGDHSSDHAARAAQAVQETNR, from the coding sequence ATGATCGAACTCGATTACGCGCACGACGGCGCCGTCGCGCTGCTGACGCTGAAGCGGCCGCCCGCCAACGCGTTCACGCCCGAGGGCTTGCTGCAATTGCAGCAGACGGTCGAGCGATTGAACGTCGAGGCTCGCGTGCGAGCCATCGTGATTACCGGCGACGGCCCCAAGTTTTTTAGCGCGGGCGCCGATCTGAACACTTTCGCCGACGGTAACCGCGAAGTCGCGCGCACCGCGGCGGCGCGCTTCGGCGCGGCGTTCGAAACCTTGCAGAACGCGCGGCCGGTGGTGATCGCGGCGATCAACGGCTACGCGATGGGCGGCGGACTCGAATGCGCGTTGGCGTGCGATATCCGCATCGCGGAACAGCACGCGTTGCTGGCCTTGCCCGAGACCGCGGTCGGTTTGCTGCCTTGCGGTTGCGGCACGCAGACGCTGCCGTGGCTGGTCGGCGAAGGCTGGGCCAAGCGGATGATCCTGACGGGCGAACGCGTCGACGCGGCGACCGCGTTGCGGATCGGTCTGGTCGAGGAAGTCGTCGAGAAAGGCGCCGCGCGCGAGGCCGCACTGAGCATGGCGGCGCGGGTCGCGAATCTGAGCCCGCAAGCGGTCGGCTTCAGCAAGACGTTGATTCATCAGGGGCGCAACGGCGTGCCGCGCTCGGCGGCGTTGGCGCTGGAGCGCGAGCGTTTCGTCGATCTGTTCGACGGTGCAGATCAGCGCGAAGGAGTCAACGCGTTCCTCGAAAAACGCGCACCGCGTTGGGCGGTGGCGCAGGGGCAGCCGGGCGATCACTCTTCGGACCACGCCGCTCGTGCCGCTCAAGCCGTGCAGGAGACGAATCGATGA
- a CDS encoding CsbD family protein codes for MDKNRVEGAAKQVKGSVKEAIGKVTGNRTTQAEGAAEKLAGKVQSKVGEAADAVRDRVKR; via the coding sequence ATGGACAAGAATCGCGTGGAAGGTGCAGCAAAACAGGTCAAGGGCTCCGTGAAGGAAGCGATCGGCAAGGTCACGGGCAATCGCACGACGCAAGCCGAAGGGGCGGCGGAAAAGCTCGCCGGCAAGGTGCAATCGAAGGTCGGCGAGGCCGCGGACGCGGTGCGCGATCGCGTGAAGCGCTAG
- a CDS encoding AraC family transcriptional regulator, which produces MMESFDPDLVEPTPFVVSERHDALDEPWRAYRRARLIHVGAGVLTVRTETGRWVAPPGHAVWMTPDVLHCLSASRPVQFISLYAGSDAAPLPSQSGAIGPDRLVEALLTAAAELPYDQPYDEPAKRLLQVLLDRLARVPAAPLGLNWPRDPRIQQIADALSADPTTSAVLDELAASAGVTARTAARLFVKETGQTFGQWRQQLRLLVALEHLGAGASVTQVALDVGYQDVSSFIAVFRDVFGDTPARYFRSG; this is translated from the coding sequence CTGATGGAATCTTTCGATCCGGACCTCGTCGAGCCAACGCCATTCGTGGTCAGCGAGCGCCATGACGCGCTGGATGAACCTTGGCGCGCGTATCGGCGCGCGCGGTTGATTCACGTCGGCGCAGGGGTGCTGACGGTGCGCACGGAAACGGGGCGTTGGGTGGCGCCGCCCGGCCACGCGGTGTGGATGACGCCCGATGTGCTGCACTGCCTGTCCGCCAGCCGTCCGGTGCAGTTTATTTCGCTGTACGCCGGCTCGGACGCCGCGCCGCTGCCGTCGCAAAGCGGCGCGATCGGGCCCGATCGGTTGGTGGAAGCTTTATTGACCGCCGCCGCCGAACTGCCCTACGACCAACCCTACGACGAACCCGCCAAACGCCTTCTGCAAGTGCTGCTGGACCGTCTCGCGCGCGTGCCCGCTGCGCCGCTCGGTTTGAACTGGCCGCGCGATCCACGCATCCAGCAGATTGCCGACGCGTTGAGCGCCGATCCGACAACGTCGGCGGTGCTCGACGAGTTAGCCGCGAGCGCGGGCGTAACCGCGCGCACGGCGGCGCGTCTGTTCGTCAAGGAAACGGGGCAGACTTTCGGCCAGTGGCGCCAGCAGTTGCGCTTGCTGGTCGCGCTGGAACATCTCGGCGCCGGTGCCAGCGTCACGCAGGTGGCGCTCGATGTGGGCTATCAGGATGTGTCGTCGTTTATCGCGGTGTTCCGCGATGTTTTCGGCGATACGCCGGCGCGTTATTTCCGCTCGGGTTGA
- a CDS encoding PadR family transcriptional regulator → MRHHHRFSRSRSADDSIHTGHERASLHALWHAFTRQLPEYRGERGEGFERRRGDRHEYQRDDQGRERHHAFHGDERGHRGHHAYADEAHGRRGSRSEAHGHDHGHSHGHRGHDRLSLHALWHAIGGHHEHRGGGRGGRFGGGGGAGGSSFGGDGDGFPRGRKFSSDDLQLLLMSLIEAQPSHGYELIKALETRSNGFYTPSPGMVYPALTYLEELGYVTVQLEGNRKRYELSDTGRDYLTTNRDRIDLMLAKLSHFARKMDSVRRAFAGEEPADISEGGWLPELTEARRKLKNMLVLRGNASADEQRRIAVILMRAAREIESDIKPDNASNEQSGEQSGEQPPS, encoded by the coding sequence ATGCGTCATCATCACCGTTTTTCCCGTTCGCGCAGCGCGGACGACAGTATCCACACCGGCCATGAACGTGCGTCGCTGCATGCGCTGTGGCACGCGTTCACCCGCCAGCTCCCTGAGTATCGCGGTGAACGCGGCGAAGGCTTCGAACGCCGTCGCGGCGATCGGCACGAGTATCAGCGCGACGATCAGGGCCGCGAGCGTCATCACGCGTTTCATGGCGACGAACGCGGTCATCGCGGCCATCACGCCTATGCTGACGAAGCCCACGGCCGCCGCGGGTCGCGTAGCGAAGCGCACGGCCACGATCACGGTCACAGTCACGGCCACCGCGGCCACGACCGCCTCTCACTCCATGCGCTGTGGCACGCGATCGGCGGCCACCATGAACATCGCGGCGGCGGCCGCGGTGGCCGCTTCGGCGGTGGCGGTGGCGCAGGCGGCAGCAGCTTCGGCGGCGACGGCGACGGTTTCCCGCGCGGCCGCAAATTCAGCTCCGACGACCTGCAACTGCTGCTGATGTCGCTGATCGAAGCGCAGCCGAGCCACGGCTACGAGCTGATCAAAGCGCTCGAAACGCGCTCGAACGGCTTCTACACACCCAGCCCCGGCATGGTCTATCCGGCGCTCACGTATCTCGAAGAACTCGGCTACGTGACGGTACAACTGGAAGGCAATCGCAAACGCTACGAATTGTCGGACACGGGCCGCGACTATCTGACCACCAACCGCGACCGCATCGACCTGATGCTCGCGAAGCTGAGTCATTTCGCCCGCAAGATGGATTCGGTGCGTCGCGCGTTTGCCGGCGAAGAACCGGCCGACATCAGCGAAGGCGGCTGGCTGCCCGAGCTGACCGAAGCGCGGCGCAAGCTGAAGAACATGCTGGTGCTGCGCGGCAACGCGTCGGCCGACGAACAGCGCCGCATCGCCGTGATTCTGATGCGCGCGGCGAGAGAAATTGAAAGCGACATCAAGCCCGACAACGCAAGCAACGAGCAGAGCGGCGAACAAAGTGGCGAACAGCCCCCCTCTTGA
- a CDS encoding glutaminase translates to MNYASILEQIHCDLQPYLGTGKVADYIPELANVPADSFGMAIVTASGEVFRTGEADTRFSIQSISKLFACTMAFRLLGDALWQRVGREPSGNAFNSLVQLEAEQGKPRNPFINAGALVVTDVLCRRFVQAETALVEFMRRLTGETGIDYDSRVAQSELQHAHRNRAMAHFMASFGNMEMPPEVVIDAYCRQCAISMSCVELAKAALFLTNHGVVPATGERILDTSSAKRLSALMLTCGTYDAAGDFVYRVGLPAKSGVGGGIVAVLPGEMAVCVWSPGLDSNGNSLAGVLALEWLTTFTGQSIF, encoded by the coding sequence ATGAACTACGCATCCATCCTCGAACAGATTCATTGCGATCTGCAGCCTTATCTGGGCACCGGCAAGGTCGCCGATTACATTCCCGAACTCGCCAACGTTCCTGCCGACAGCTTCGGCATGGCGATCGTGACGGCGTCGGGCGAAGTGTTCCGCACCGGCGAAGCCGACACGCGCTTTTCGATTCAAAGCATCTCCAAGCTGTTCGCCTGCACGATGGCGTTCCGGCTACTCGGCGACGCGCTCTGGCAACGCGTGGGACGCGAGCCGTCCGGCAACGCATTCAACTCACTGGTGCAGCTCGAAGCCGAGCAAGGCAAACCGCGCAATCCGTTCATCAACGCCGGCGCGCTGGTCGTCACCGACGTGTTGTGCCGCCGTTTCGTCCAGGCCGAAACCGCGCTGGTCGAATTCATGCGACGGCTGACCGGCGAAACCGGCATCGACTACGATTCGCGCGTCGCGCAATCGGAGTTGCAGCACGCGCACCGCAACCGCGCGATGGCGCATTTCATGGCGAGCTTCGGCAACATGGAGATGCCGCCGGAGGTGGTGATCGACGCTTACTGCCGTCAATGCGCGATCTCGATGAGTTGCGTCGAGCTCGCGAAAGCGGCGTTGTTTCTCACCAATCACGGCGTGGTGCCGGCTACGGGCGAGCGGATTCTGGATACCAGTTCGGCCAAGCGGCTCTCCGCGTTGATGCTGACATGCGGCACGTATGACGCGGCGGGCGATTTCGTCTATCGGGTCGGCTTGCCGGCGAAAAGCGGCGTGGGCGGCGGGATCGTGGCGGTGCTGCCGGGTGAGATGGCGGTGTGCGTGTGGTCGCCGGGGCTGGATAGCAATGGGAATTCGCTGGCGGGGGTGCTGGCGCTTGAGTGGTTGACCACGTTTACGGGGCAGTCGATTTTTTGA
- a CDS encoding enoyl-CoA hydratase/isomerase family protein gives MSAVQSAALDTQVEAEREILFRVVNRVAIVTLNRPAALNALSHAMVRELAVLVEHCRSDDGIVALVLKGAGAKGFCAGGDVREVQKLAKNADSRWLAFFVDEYRIDYALHTFPKPVVALLDGVTMGGGMGLGQAARLRIVTERSKIAMPETRIGFLPDVGATHFLGVMPTELALYVGLTGATLSGADALRLQLADLCVPAEWLATFEERLQRMPHDGDLLAALRGVFEPPCNIIPHAAVGPFTQLILRHFDRRSSIERMVATLRHDLEREPPREVRQWLQATYDALTGHSPTMLYVTREALLRGRQMTLAECFRMELGIVKRVIDEGDFCEGVRAQLIDKDRKPRWAPATLAEVRPERVRHFLASPWKREAHPLVALGA, from the coding sequence ATGAGCGCCGTGCAAAGCGCCGCCCTCGACACGCAAGTCGAAGCGGAACGCGAGATTCTGTTTCGCGTCGTCAACCGCGTGGCGATCGTCACGCTGAACCGGCCGGCTGCGCTCAATGCGCTGTCGCACGCCATGGTGCGCGAGCTCGCGGTGCTGGTCGAACATTGCCGCAGCGACGACGGCATCGTCGCGCTCGTGCTGAAGGGCGCGGGCGCCAAAGGCTTTTGCGCCGGCGGCGACGTGCGCGAAGTGCAAAAGCTGGCGAAAAACGCCGACAGCCGCTGGCTCGCGTTCTTCGTCGACGAATACCGGATCGACTACGCGCTGCATACGTTTCCGAAGCCGGTGGTCGCGCTGCTCGACGGGGTGACGATGGGCGGCGGCATGGGCCTCGGCCAGGCGGCGCGGCTGCGTATCGTCACCGAGCGCAGCAAGATCGCGATGCCGGAGACGCGCATCGGCTTTCTGCCCGATGTCGGCGCGACGCACTTTCTGGGCGTGATGCCGACGGAACTGGCGTTGTATGTCGGCCTGACCGGCGCGACGCTGTCCGGTGCGGATGCATTGCGCCTGCAGCTCGCCGATCTGTGCGTGCCGGCGGAATGGCTCGCTACCTTCGAAGAGCGCCTGCAGCGCATGCCGCACGACGGCGATCTGCTCGCCGCGTTGCGCGGCGTCTTCGAACCGCCGTGCAACATCATTCCGCACGCGGCGGTGGGGCCGTTCACGCAACTGATCTTGCGGCACTTCGATCGGCGCTCGAGCATCGAGCGAATGGTCGCGACGTTGCGCCACGATCTGGAGCGTGAGCCGCCGCGCGAGGTCAGGCAATGGTTGCAGGCCACCTACGACGCGCTCACCGGCCATTCGCCCACCATGCTGTACGTGACGCGCGAGGCGCTGCTGCGCGGCCGGCAGATGACGCTCGCCGAGTGCTTCCGGATGGAATTGGGCATCGTCAAACGCGTGATCGACGAGGGCGACTTCTGCGAAGGCGTGCGGGCGCAATTGATCGATAAAGATCGCAAGCCGCGCTGGGCGCCGGCCACACTGGCTGAAGTGCGGCCTGAGCGGGTCCGGCATTTTCTGGCTTCGCCGTGGAAGCGCGAGGCGCATCCGCTGGTTGCGTTGGGGGCTTAG
- a CDS encoding helix-turn-helix transcriptional regulator, translated as MTDTTSAAPAPLVQSPASDDAPPPDDKVLRSQTDRRQLQQIITGLTEGVILVEPDQTIVWANQAALEMHGITEVAQLGADVTEYRERFRLRYRNNHPLPEGSYPIERVVAGECFSDVVVEVFPAHDDEVNWVHRVRSLVLTNARGEPDCLALILHDASEWASAEKRFEKTFNANPAPAVICRLSDQRYIKVNLGFLEMTGHAREDVIGRSVYELDVFEGAEKRELAIERLSEGATIPQMEALLRLPEGGTKFVVVAGQPIDIGEEACMLFTFMDLEPRKRAESALRQSEERFEKSFRMTPVSTALFVADDYTTLDINDAFTATTGFGSEELLGKPLDQSPLWTDDACARISAALVESGSLRNVEFLVKSHGGEMLNCLVSAEAVSIHGKDCVLMTLLDITERKRSEMELVTAIETVMQDASWFSQTLIEKLVNVRRANAPDAGGHLADLTARERDVFACLCGGLADKEIARELGLAPNTVRNHVATIYAKLDVHSRGEAIVWAQTRGHFGLAQGSAPRRKGTKGA; from the coding sequence ATGACCGACACGACTTCCGCTGCACCGGCGCCACTGGTGCAATCTCCCGCTTCGGACGACGCCCCGCCGCCCGACGACAAAGTGCTGCGCTCGCAGACCGATCGTCGCCAGTTGCAGCAGATCATCACCGGGCTCACCGAGGGCGTGATTCTCGTCGAGCCGGATCAGACCATCGTCTGGGCCAATCAGGCCGCGCTGGAGATGCACGGCATCACCGAAGTCGCGCAACTGGGCGCCGACGTCACCGAGTACCGCGAACGCTTCAGGCTGCGCTACCGCAATAACCATCCGCTGCCGGAAGGCAGTTATCCGATCGAGCGTGTGGTCGCGGGCGAGTGCTTCAGCGATGTGGTGGTCGAAGTTTTTCCCGCGCACGACGACGAAGTGAACTGGGTGCACCGCGTGCGCAGCCTCGTGCTGACCAATGCGCGCGGCGAGCCCGACTGTCTCGCGCTGATTCTGCACGACGCCAGCGAATGGGCGAGCGCCGAGAAGCGCTTCGAAAAGACCTTCAACGCGAATCCTGCGCCGGCGGTGATCTGCCGGTTGAGCGACCAGCGCTACATCAAGGTCAACCTCGGCTTTCTGGAGATGACCGGCCATGCGCGCGAGGACGTGATCGGCCGCTCGGTGTACGAACTCGACGTGTTCGAAGGCGCTGAAAAACGTGAACTCGCGATCGAACGCCTCAGCGAAGGCGCGACCATTCCGCAGATGGAGGCGTTGCTGCGCCTGCCCGAAGGTGGCACCAAGTTCGTGGTGGTGGCCGGCCAGCCGATCGATATCGGCGAGGAGGCCTGCATGCTGTTCACGTTCATGGATCTGGAACCGCGCAAACGCGCGGAAAGCGCGCTGCGCCAGAGCGAGGAACGCTTCGAGAAGTCGTTCAGGATGACGCCGGTATCCACCGCGCTCTTCGTCGCCGACGACTACACCACGCTCGATATCAACGACGCGTTTACCGCGACCACCGGCTTCGGATCCGAGGAATTGCTCGGCAAGCCGCTCGATCAGAGCCCGCTCTGGACCGACGACGCCTGCGCGCGGATCAGCGCGGCGCTGGTCGAGTCCGGCAGCTTGCGCAACGTCGAATTTCTGGTGAAGAGCCACGGTGGCGAGATGCTGAACTGCCTGGTGTCGGCGGAGGCGGTCAGCATTCACGGCAAGGACTGCGTGTTGATGACCTTGCTCGATATCACCGAGCGCAAGCGCTCCGAAATGGAACTGGTGACCGCGATCGAAACCGTCATGCAGGACGCCTCGTGGTTCAGCCAGACCTTGATCGAAAAGCTCGTCAACGTGCGGCGTGCGAATGCACCCGACGCGGGTGGCCATCTCGCCGATCTGACCGCCCGCGAGCGCGACGTGTTCGCCTGCCTGTGCGGCGGTCTCGCGGACAAGGAGATTGCGCGGGAACTGGGGTTGGCGCCGAACACGGTGCGTAACCACGTCGCCACGATTTACGCGAAGCTCGACGTGCATAGTCGCGGCGAGGCGATTGTGTGGGCGCAGACTCGCGGACATTTTGGACTCGCGCAGGGGAGTGCGCCGCGCAGGAAGGGGACGAAGGGGGCGTGA
- a CDS encoding siderophore-interacting protein — protein sequence MLTNDHRADLTVQRVRHPLKFRLLQVKQVNALTPHLIRVTFTGDDLHDFVSASFDDHIKVFFPESGADRPALPEAGPDGPVFPAGQPRPTARDFTPRRFDREARELDIEFAMHEAGPAATWAAQAKVGQYLGVGGPRGSLVIPTGFDWHLLIGDDTALPAIARRLEELPAGTRAAAVIEVADPSARIEFTTRAELHLVWCYRNETGYRGEPLLQAVREIYLPEDGEGYVWAAGESATMRAVRYHLCTERGVDKSRIRAASYWKQGAVAVHENLDD from the coding sequence ATGCTGACCAATGATCACCGAGCCGACCTGACAGTCCAACGCGTACGGCATCCATTGAAGTTCCGTCTGCTGCAGGTCAAGCAGGTGAATGCGCTGACCCCGCACCTGATCCGCGTCACCTTCACGGGCGACGATCTGCACGACTTCGTCTCCGCTTCGTTCGACGACCACATCAAGGTGTTTTTCCCCGAATCCGGCGCAGACCGACCGGCGCTGCCGGAAGCCGGCCCCGACGGCCCAGTGTTCCCGGCCGGCCAGCCACGTCCGACCGCGCGCGATTTCACGCCGCGCCGGTTCGACCGCGAAGCGCGCGAGCTCGACATCGAATTCGCGATGCACGAAGCGGGCCCCGCGGCCACGTGGGCGGCGCAAGCCAAAGTCGGCCAGTATCTCGGCGTCGGCGGGCCGCGCGGTTCGCTGGTGATTCCCACCGGCTTCGACTGGCATCTGCTGATCGGCGACGACACGGCTTTGCCGGCCATCGCTCGCCGCCTGGAGGAACTGCCGGCCGGCACGCGTGCCGCTGCCGTCATCGAAGTGGCCGATCCGTCCGCGCGCATCGAGTTCACCACCCGCGCCGAACTGCATCTGGTCTGGTGCTATCGCAACGAAACAGGCTATCGCGGCGAACCGCTGCTGCAAGCGGTCCGCGAAATCTATCTGCCCGAAGACGGCGAAGGCTACGTGTGGGCCGCCGGCGAATCCGCGACGATGCGCGCGGTTCGCTATCACCTGTGCACCGAACGTGGCGTCGACAAATCGCGCATTCGGGCGGCCAGCTACTGGAAACAGGGCGCCGTGGCGGTTCACGAAAACCTTGATGACTGA